Proteins from one Sphingopyxis terrae subsp. terrae NBRC 15098 genomic window:
- a CDS encoding spinster family MFS transporter encodes MAETSNDPGTGFESAETEPRATGYSWYVLGVLVVVYILNFIDRQIVSILAVDIKADLGLTDADMGFLGGAAFAVFYALFGIPLGRLADNWNRVKLLSIGLALWSTMTALSGFARNQVTLTFARMGVGVGEATASPTAYSLISDYFPKRQKATALAIYSSGLYLGGGVSLFIGASIVEAWNRTWPNGGPMGLVGWHGAFLAVGIPGLLVALWVATLREPARGAMDGVASHSSPHPFREFFRDLSTIVPPFTLFGAAQRGPTALAVNIGFAAVIAAFAWWMIRLTGNFPQWSAVGLGYYAVFSWASTLRARDPATFRLIWGTPAFICTTLGYGLVSLAAYALAFWSPPYAELVLKLPKQELAFILGANGALAGFVGVILGGRIADALRARNPAGRILTIIFGVVAPIIPIWIGYTTESSFIFYAMNFLAGMFGAAALGAAAATTQDLVLPRMRGTATAAFFLGTTLVGLSFGPYMVGQISDLAGTIVDGKPVGDLRTGILSLIGVAPIALALLIYAYRTVPQAEATIAERAANAAA; translated from the coding sequence ATGGCTGAGACGAGCAACGATCCGGGGACAGGCTTCGAAAGTGCGGAGACCGAACCGCGCGCGACGGGATACAGCTGGTATGTCCTCGGCGTCCTCGTCGTCGTTTATATCCTCAACTTCATCGACCGCCAGATCGTCAGCATCCTTGCGGTCGACATCAAGGCCGACCTCGGCCTGACCGACGCCGACATGGGCTTCCTCGGCGGTGCCGCCTTCGCGGTCTTCTATGCGCTGTTCGGCATCCCGCTCGGACGCCTCGCCGACAATTGGAACCGCGTGAAGCTGCTGTCGATCGGCCTCGCACTTTGGTCGACGATGACCGCCCTGTCGGGGTTCGCACGCAATCAGGTAACGCTGACCTTTGCCCGCATGGGCGTCGGCGTCGGCGAAGCGACCGCCAGCCCGACCGCCTATTCGCTGATATCCGACTATTTCCCCAAGCGGCAGAAGGCGACCGCGCTCGCCATCTATTCGTCGGGGCTTTACCTTGGCGGCGGCGTTTCGCTGTTCATCGGCGCCTCGATCGTCGAGGCGTGGAACCGCACCTGGCCGAACGGCGGGCCGATGGGGCTGGTCGGCTGGCACGGCGCATTTCTGGCCGTCGGCATTCCCGGCCTGCTCGTCGCTCTGTGGGTCGCAACGCTGCGCGAACCCGCGCGCGGCGCGATGGACGGAGTCGCGAGCCACAGTTCGCCCCATCCTTTCCGCGAATTCTTTCGCGACCTGTCAACGATCGTTCCGCCCTTCACCCTTTTCGGCGCCGCACAGCGCGGCCCGACCGCACTGGCGGTAAACATCGGCTTCGCCGCCGTGATCGCCGCCTTTGCGTGGTGGATGATTCGCCTGACGGGCAATTTCCCGCAATGGTCGGCGGTCGGGCTTGGCTATTACGCCGTCTTTTCATGGGCCTCGACGCTGCGCGCGCGCGATCCTGCGACCTTCCGTCTGATCTGGGGCACGCCAGCCTTCATCTGCACGACGCTGGGTTACGGGCTGGTGAGCCTTGCCGCCTATGCTCTCGCCTTCTGGTCACCGCCCTATGCCGAGCTTGTGCTGAAGCTGCCCAAGCAGGAACTGGCATTCATTCTCGGCGCCAATGGTGCGCTTGCAGGGTTCGTCGGGGTAATTCTGGGGGGCCGCATCGCCGACGCGCTGCGCGCGCGCAATCCGGCGGGCCGCATTCTGACGATCATATTCGGCGTTGTCGCGCCGATCATCCCGATCTGGATCGGTTACACGACCGAAAGCAGCTTCATCTTCTATGCGATGAACTTCCTTGCCGGCATGTTCGGTGCCGCAGCGCTGGGCGCGGCCGCCGCAACCACGCAGGATCTGGTATTGCCGCGCATGCGCGGGACGGCGACCGCCGCCTTCTTCCTCGGCACGACACTCGTCGGCCTGTCGTTTGGTCCCTACATGGTCGGGCAGATTTCGGACCTCGCCGGCACGATAGTCGATGGCAAGCCCGTGGGTGACCTGCGGACCGGCATATTG
- a CDS encoding low molecular weight protein-tyrosine-phosphatase has product MTDDRDDAPAILFLCLGNICRSPLAEGAARAAFADAGIAMRLDSAGTGDWHLGHPPDARAQAEARRHDVDIGDLRARQLVRGDFHRFDLILAADADNLRTARALAPADATARLMLMLDLVPGRAGESVTDPYYGADDGFAETWADVSAVAAALVAATGSSSG; this is encoded by the coding sequence ATGACCGACGACCGGGACGATGCGCCAGCCATCCTTTTTCTCTGCCTTGGCAATATCTGTCGCTCGCCGCTGGCGGAGGGCGCGGCGCGCGCCGCCTTTGCCGACGCCGGAATCGCGATGCGGCTCGATTCTGCGGGGACTGGCGACTGGCATCTCGGTCACCCGCCCGACGCCCGCGCGCAGGCGGAGGCACGGCGGCATGACGTCGATATCGGCGATCTGCGCGCGCGCCAGCTCGTGCGCGGCGACTTTCACCGCTTCGATCTGATCCTGGCTGCCGACGCCGACAATCTGCGGACCGCGCGTGCGCTCGCCCCGGCGGACGCGACGGCGCGGCTGATGCTGATGCTCGATCTCGTACCCGGACGGGCGGGCGAGAGCGTGACCGATCCCTATTATGGCGCCGACGATGGCTTTGCCGAAACCTGGGCCGATGTCAGCGCGGTTGCCGCCGCGCTGGTTGCCGCGACCGGGTCGTCGAGCGGATAG
- the thpR gene encoding RNA 2',3'-cyclic phosphodiesterase — translation MSTHRLFVALRPPRPIRARLIAAMHGISGARWQDDDQLHLTLRFIGEVDHHRAEDVAAALGALHAPAIAARIAGVSLFERHGRPHMVWAGVEPAEPVAALHRKVDQLLTRIGIEKETRAFLPHVTLARLNRGSGPVAPFLALNGDLATPDFVFGHVTLYESELGHGGSRYHPIARYPLDDPVAATSAAATALTSAQVSAKPSSAP, via the coding sequence ATGTCCACGCACCGCCTGTTCGTCGCCCTGCGCCCGCCGCGGCCGATTCGCGCCCGGCTGATCGCAGCAATGCATGGCATTTCGGGCGCACGCTGGCAGGATGACGATCAGCTTCACCTGACCTTGCGCTTCATCGGTGAAGTCGATCACCACCGGGCCGAGGATGTCGCCGCGGCGCTCGGCGCGTTGCACGCCCCCGCCATCGCCGCACGCATCGCGGGGGTCAGCCTGTTCGAGCGTCATGGGCGGCCGCACATGGTGTGGGCAGGGGTTGAGCCCGCCGAACCGGTCGCGGCGCTGCACCGCAAGGTTGACCAATTGCTGACGCGCATCGGGATCGAGAAGGAGACGCGCGCCTTTCTGCCGCATGTCACGCTGGCGCGGCTCAATCGCGGATCGGGGCCCGTCGCACCCTTTCTTGCCCTGAACGGCGATCTGGCGACGCCCGACTTCGTCTTCGGTCATGTCACCCTTTATGAGAGCGAGCTTGGCCATGGCGGGTCGCGCTATCATCCGATCGCGCGCTATCCGCTCGACGACCCGGTCGCGGCAACCAGCGCGGCGGCAACCGCGCTGACATCGGCCCAGGTTTCGGCAAAGCCATCGTCGGCGCCATAA
- a CDS encoding Bax inhibitor-1/YccA family protein has protein sequence MANWNDPNMAASGFPGSASAMDQAVDAGLRSYMLSVYNYMGSGVLLTGIVAMLAYSTGFTLSLIGSPLMWVVMLAPLAFVMVLSFGINKLSTGAAQALFWGYAAIMGLSMSTIFLAFTQTSIATTFFATAAAFLGLSLYGYTTKKDLSGFGTFLIMGVVGILVAMLINLFVQSTALNLAISVIGVLLFAGLTAYDTQKIKSMYFYVRGTDFVGKSVVMGALTLYLDFVNMFTFLLNLMGSRD, from the coding sequence ATGGCTAATTGGAACGACCCCAATATGGCGGCGTCCGGCTTTCCTGGCAGCGCGAGCGCGATGGATCAGGCCGTCGATGCCGGCCTGCGGTCGTACATGCTGTCGGTCTATAACTATATGGGCTCGGGCGTGCTGCTTACCGGCATCGTCGCGATGCTCGCCTATTCGACGGGTTTCACCCTGTCGCTGATCGGCAGCCCGCTGATGTGGGTTGTCATGCTCGCACCGCTCGCTTTCGTGATGGTGCTCAGCTTCGGGATCAACAAGCTGTCGACCGGCGCGGCGCAGGCGCTGTTCTGGGGCTATGCGGCGATCATGGGTCTGTCGATGTCGACGATCTTCCTCGCCTTCACCCAGACCTCGATCGCGACGACCTTCTTCGCGACCGCAGCGGCTTTTCTCGGTCTCAGCCTCTATGGCTACACGACCAAGAAGGATCTGTCGGGTTTCGGCACTTTCCTGATCATGGGCGTCGTCGGCATCCTCGTTGCGATGTTGATCAACCTCTTCGTGCAGTCGACCGCGCTCAACCTCGCGATCAGCGTGATTGGCGTGCTGCTGTTCGCCGGCCTCACCGCCTATGACACGCAGAAGATCAAGAGCATGTATTTCTATGTCCGCGGTACCGACTTCGTCGGCAAGTCGGTGGTGATGGGCGCGCTGACGCTCTATCTCGACTTCGTGAACATGTTCACCTTCCTGCTCAACCTGATGGGCAGCCGCGACTAA
- the msrB gene encoding peptide-methionine (R)-S-oxide reductase MsrB yields MIERRYLLSGLALGGAMIAAPMLFAKPGKRPLAQPGWRLTDAEWKKRLSATQYAVLREAATERPYTSPLNKEHRAGTFACAGCALPLYSSKTKYDSGTGWPSFWAPLPGAIATSVDHELGYPRTEAHCRRCGGHLGHVFDDGPKPTGKRYCMNGAALRFIPA; encoded by the coding sequence ATGATCGAACGTCGTTATCTGCTTTCCGGTCTCGCCTTGGGCGGCGCGATGATTGCCGCGCCGATGCTCTTCGCCAAGCCCGGCAAGCGCCCGCTGGCACAGCCGGGCTGGCGCCTCACCGATGCCGAGTGGAAAAAGCGCCTCTCCGCGACGCAATATGCGGTGCTGCGGGAGGCCGCGACCGAGCGCCCCTACACCAGCCCGCTCAACAAGGAGCATCGCGCCGGCACCTTTGCCTGCGCGGGCTGCGCGCTGCCGCTGTATTCGAGCAAGACCAAATATGACAGCGGCACCGGCTGGCCGAGTTTCTGGGCGCCGCTGCCGGGCGCGATCGCAACGTCGGTCGATCATGAGCTCGGCTATCCGCGGACCGAGGCGCATTGCCGGCGCTGCGGCGGCCACCTGGGTCATGTCTTCGACGACGGGCCGAAGCCGACCGGCAAGCGCTATTGCATGAACGGCGCCGCGCTCCGCTTCATTCCCGCCTGA
- a CDS encoding cytochrome P450, with product MATQIRVEPETVNPLDVSRADMWREDRWQQPMAQLRAESPIYYCDDSKFGPYWSVTTYKPIQHIEALPKIFSSSWEYGGITVAGDGIEHLQEGEIPMPMFIAMDPPQHTAQRRTVAPAFGPSEIERMRADTLRRTSEVLDSLPIGETFDWVEKLSIELTTQMLAILFDFPFEERHKLTAWSDALGDIESFNTLEERQARLAIAFEMGAAFKELWDRKAQNPGTHDLISIMLQSDAMSHMSHEEFMGNLILLIVGGNDTTRNSMSAYAYGLHLFPEERAKLEANHDPELAVNAMHEIIRWQTPLAHMRRTATEDTELFGHQIKKRDKIALWYASANRDESIFPDGDRIIVDRENARRHLAFGYGIHRCVGARVAELQLTALISEMQRRRLRVNVVGEPDRVNACFVHGYRHLPVVLEKY from the coding sequence ATGGCCACCCAGATTCGCGTCGAACCCGAAACCGTCAATCCGCTCGACGTCAGCCGCGCCGACATGTGGCGCGAGGATCGCTGGCAGCAGCCGATGGCGCAGCTGCGCGCCGAATCGCCGATCTATTATTGCGACGATTCGAAATTCGGTCCCTATTGGTCGGTGACGACCTACAAGCCGATCCAGCATATCGAGGCGCTGCCCAAGATATTCTCCTCCTCGTGGGAATATGGCGGCATCACCGTCGCAGGCGACGGCATCGAACATCTGCAGGAGGGCGAAATCCCGATGCCGATGTTCATCGCGATGGACCCGCCGCAGCACACGGCGCAGCGCCGCACCGTCGCCCCGGCCTTCGGCCCCTCCGAAATCGAACGGATGCGCGCCGACACGCTGCGCCGGACAAGCGAAGTGCTCGATTCGCTGCCGATCGGCGAAACATTCGACTGGGTCGAAAAACTGTCGATCGAACTGACGACGCAGATGCTCGCCATCCTGTTCGACTTTCCCTTTGAAGAACGCCACAAGCTGACTGCCTGGTCCGACGCGCTCGGCGACATCGAAAGTTTCAATACCCTCGAAGAACGCCAGGCCCGTCTCGCGATCGCATTCGAAATGGGCGCCGCGTTCAAGGAATTGTGGGACCGCAAGGCGCAGAATCCCGGTACGCACGACCTGATTTCGATCATGCTCCAGTCGGATGCGATGAGCCACATGAGCCATGAAGAATTCATGGGCAACCTCATCCTGCTGATCGTCGGAGGCAATGACACGACGCGCAATTCGATGTCGGCCTACGCCTACGGCCTCCATCTTTTCCCCGAGGAGCGCGCGAAGCTGGAGGCAAATCACGATCCCGAACTCGCGGTCAACGCGATGCACGAGATCATCCGCTGGCAGACCCCGCTGGCCCACATGCGCCGCACCGCGACCGAAGACACCGAATTGTTCGGGCACCAGATCAAGAAGCGCGACAAGATCGCGCTGTGGTACGCGTCTGCGAACCGTGATGAGAGCATCTTCCCCGACGGCGACCGGATCATCGTCGACCGCGAAAATGCGCGGCGCCACCTCGCCTTCGGTTACGGCATCCACCGCTGCGTCGGCGCACGCGTCGCTGAGCTTCAGCTTACCGCGCTGATCTCCGAAATGCAGCGGCGGCGGCTGCGCGTGAATGTGGTCGGGGAACCCGACCGGGTGAACGCCTGCTTCGTCCACGGCTATCGCCACCTGCCCGTGGTGCTCGAGAAATATTGA
- a CDS encoding ABC transporter permease, with product MTPFLKNMAVVARRDFLAIVATPTFLLFLLAPLFMLGMSLVGGLGASQLADSARGAGRIVVVADAGDVAALRSADTRLRDALGGRGPATLDVRIASPKGDDPLVIAQEKGADTYAVMVGPLAAPRIVEREEGSRSGRYLALLAEEVLRDRAAGAVPPVAPHFESIRSGGTSIAVQQSMGFGAVFAIFLMTLLLAGQTVSSLAEEKGNKVIEILAAAVPLESVFLGKLLGMLGVAVLFIAFWLAIAAGGGLIAATQIDPATLSAAGAGKPVAAMLAVPATGWGFFVGICFVYFIMAFLLLGAVFLGVGAQAGTVREIQMLSLPITIFQVGMFSLSSAAASAPGSPLARFAEIFPFSSPFAMAARAATDDAKAVHLLALGWQLLWVALVIFLSVRMFRAGVLSGKAGWKFWKRRQRA from the coding sequence ATGACTCCCTTTCTGAAAAATATGGCTGTCGTCGCGCGCCGCGACTTTCTTGCGATCGTGGCGACGCCGACCTTTCTCCTCTTCCTGCTCGCACCGCTGTTCATGCTCGGCATGAGCCTGGTCGGCGGCCTCGGTGCATCGCAGCTCGCCGACAGCGCGCGCGGCGCAGGGCGGATCGTCGTCGTCGCCGACGCCGGCGATGTCGCGGCGCTGCGCAGCGCCGACACACGCTTGCGCGACGCGCTGGGCGGCCGCGGTCCCGCGACGCTCGACGTGCGGATCGCCTCGCCGAAGGGCGATGATCCGCTGGTCATCGCGCAGGAAAAGGGCGCCGACACCTATGCGGTGATGGTCGGCCCGCTCGCCGCGCCGCGCATCGTCGAACGCGAGGAGGGTAGCCGCTCGGGCCGCTATCTCGCGCTGCTCGCGGAAGAGGTGTTGCGCGACCGCGCCGCCGGCGCGGTGCCGCCGGTCGCACCGCATTTCGAATCGATCCGCAGCGGCGGGACGAGCATCGCCGTGCAGCAGTCGATGGGCTTCGGCGCGGTCTTTGCGATCTTCCTGATGACGCTGCTGCTCGCGGGGCAGACCGTCAGTTCGCTGGCAGAGGAAAAGGGCAACAAGGTCATCGAAATCCTCGCCGCCGCGGTGCCGCTCGAAAGCGTCTTTCTCGGCAAGTTGCTCGGCATGCTCGGCGTCGCGGTGCTGTTTATCGCCTTCTGGCTTGCGATTGCGGCAGGAGGCGGGTTGATCGCGGCAACCCAGATCGACCCGGCCACGCTCTCGGCGGCAGGCGCGGGCAAGCCGGTCGCGGCGATGCTCGCGGTGCCGGCTACCGGCTGGGGCTTTTTCGTCGGCATCTGCTTCGTCTATTTCATCATGGCTTTCCTGCTGCTCGGCGCGGTGTTCCTCGGTGTCGGCGCGCAGGCAGGAACGGTGCGCGAAATCCAGATGCTCAGCCTGCCGATCACCATCTTTCAGGTCGGCATGTTCAGCCTCTCTTCGGCCGCCGCGAGCGCGCCGGGCAGCCCGCTCGCGCGCTTCGCCGAAATCTTTCCCTTTTCGTCGCCCTTCGCGATGGCGGCGCGCGCCGCGACCGACGATGCGAAGGCGGTCCATCTGCTTGCGCTCGGCTGGCAGCTGCTCTGGGTCGCGCTCGTCATCTTCCTCTCGGTCCGGATGTTCCGCGCCGGGGTGCTGAGCGGCAAGGCGGGCTGGAAATTCTGGAAACGGCGGCAACGCGCGTGA
- a CDS encoding ABC transporter ATP-binding protein: protein MQADSASGDQRLTDYCVEARGLTKYFDEFKAVDHVDLEVPVGSIYGVLGPNGAGKTTSLRMTLGIIDPDEGTSRLFGSHKPQSVRHRIGYLPEERGLYPGMKAREAIAFMGALRGLDWGEGRRRAATFMAELGLERVIDEKIRKMSKGMAQMVQLIGSIVHAPDLIVLDEPFSGLDPVNQERLETLVRRERDRGATILFSTHVMAHAERLCDRLAIIARSQRRFEGTVDEARALLPMQVRYAPRTGADDGVIAALLPADAQRRGDAWHFAIDDAGVEPLLARITASGHGVAGLSIARPGLHDAFVHIVRQVDAGFAADAAEEAAAEASA, encoded by the coding sequence ATGCAGGCCGATTCAGCGAGCGGGGACCAGCGTTTGACCGATTATTGCGTGGAGGCGCGCGGCCTCACCAAATATTTCGACGAATTCAAGGCAGTCGACCATGTCGACCTCGAGGTACCGGTCGGCAGCATCTATGGCGTTCTCGGTCCCAATGGCGCCGGCAAGACCACCAGCCTGCGCATGACGCTGGGCATCATCGATCCCGACGAGGGGACGAGCCGCCTCTTTGGCAGCCACAAGCCGCAATCGGTGCGCCACCGCATCGGCTATCTGCCCGAAGAACGCGGCCTCTATCCCGGTATGAAGGCGCGCGAGGCGATCGCCTTCATGGGGGCGCTGCGCGGGCTCGACTGGGGCGAAGGTCGCCGCCGCGCCGCGACCTTCATGGCCGAACTCGGGCTCGAACGCGTCATCGACGAAAAGATCCGCAAGATGTCGAAGGGCATGGCCCAGATGGTTCAGCTCATCGGCTCGATCGTCCATGCTCCCGACCTGATCGTGCTCGACGAACCCTTTTCGGGACTCGACCCGGTCAATCAGGAGCGGCTTGAAACGCTCGTGCGGCGCGAACGCGATCGCGGCGCGACGATCCTTTTCTCCACCCATGTGATGGCGCATGCCGAGCGACTATGCGACCGGCTCGCGATCATCGCGCGGTCGCAGCGCCGCTTCGAGGGCACGGTCGACGAGGCGCGCGCGCTGCTGCCGATGCAGGTGCGCTACGCACCGCGCACCGGCGCCGACGATGGCGTGATCGCGGCGCTGCTGCCCGCCGATGCGCAGCGGCGCGGCGACGCCTGGCATTTTGCGATCGACGACGCGGGGGTTGAACCGCTGCTCGCGCGGATCACCGCCAGCGGGCATGGCGTCGCCGGCCTGTCGATCGCCCGCCCCGGCTTGCACGATGCCTTCGTCCATATCGTGCGCCAGGTCGACGCGGGCTTCGCCGCCGACGCCGCCGAAGAAGCCGCTGCGGAGGCAAGCGCATGA
- the queG gene encoding tRNA epoxyqueuosine(34) reductase QueG yields the protein MLSNALPPIEERLAATARAHGFAAFGIARADAAPQTAARLAQWLADGCHGDMIWMESRAEQRGSPQGLWPEVRSVIALGMSYAPGTDPLALAGASDRGRISVYAQGADYHDVVKKALKHVARWLVAEAPGAEVKVFVDTAPVMEKPLAAAAGLGWQGKHSNMVSREHGSWLFLGAIYTTLDLVPSVPGRDRCGSCTACQQACPTAAFPAPYRVDARRCISYLTIEHDGPIPTEFRRAIGNRVYGCDDCLAVCPWNKFADTAARHQAFLPRGELAAPALADLLALDDTGFRQVFSGSPIKRIGRGRMVRNAAIAAGNSGDRSLRPRLVALASDTSPMVADAARWALEQLAD from the coding sequence ATGCTTTCCAATGCCTTGCCCCCGATCGAAGAGCGGCTCGCGGCCACCGCGCGCGCGCATGGCTTCGCGGCGTTCGGCATCGCGCGCGCCGACGCGGCGCCGCAAACCGCGGCGCGGCTGGCGCAATGGCTCGCCGACGGATGCCACGGCGACATGATCTGGATGGAAAGCCGCGCCGAACAGCGCGGATCGCCGCAAGGGCTGTGGCCCGAGGTGCGGTCGGTGATCGCGCTCGGCATGAGCTATGCCCCCGGCACCGATCCGCTGGCGCTCGCTGGGGCATCCGACCGCGGCCGCATCTCGGTCTATGCGCAGGGAGCCGACTATCATGACGTCGTCAAAAAGGCGCTGAAGCATGTCGCGCGCTGGCTCGTCGCCGAGGCGCCGGGCGCCGAGGTGAAGGTCTTTGTCGACACCGCGCCGGTGATGGAAAAGCCGCTCGCCGCCGCTGCCGGGCTCGGCTGGCAGGGCAAGCACAGCAATATGGTCAGCCGCGAGCATGGCAGCTGGCTGTTTCTGGGCGCGATCTACACCACGCTCGATCTCGTGCCTTCGGTTCCCGGACGCGACCGGTGCGGCAGTTGCACCGCCTGTCAGCAGGCATGCCCGACCGCGGCCTTTCCCGCGCCCTATCGCGTCGATGCCCGCCGCTGCATCTCCTATCTGACGATCGAGCATGATGGACCGATCCCGACCGAATTCCGGCGCGCAATCGGCAACCGCGTTTATGGCTGCGACGATTGTCTGGCGGTGTGTCCGTGGAACAAGTTTGCCGACACCGCGGCGCGGCACCAGGCGTTTCTGCCGCGCGGCGAACTGGCGGCGCCCGCGCTCGCCGATCTGCTCGCGCTCGACGATACGGGGTTCCGGCAGGTCTTTTCAGGCTCGCCGATCAAGCGGATCGGGCGGGGCCGCATGGTACGCAACGCCGCGATTGCGGCGGGCAACAGCGGCGATCGCAGTTTGCGGCCGCGCCTGGTGGCGCTGGCAAGCGACACATCGCCGATGGTCGCCGACGCCGCGCGATGGGCGCTCGAGCAACTGGCGGACTGA
- a CDS encoding Yip1 family protein, which translates to MTGNDQQPRSIVDRVKNILLQPAREWEVIDGEAETIGGLYRRYIIPLAAIPAVAGLIGMLAFGFSVMGFTYRPSVGSAVASAVVQYATTLIGVFILALIIDALAPSFGATQNRVQAFKVAAYSGTASWVAGIFAILPALSWLSLLGLYGLYLLYLGLPRLMRAPQEKAMTYTILIVVAAIVVALVIGAITAPITATFMRGF; encoded by the coding sequence ATGACAGGGAATGACCAGCAGCCGCGCTCGATCGTCGATCGCGTGAAGAATATCTTGCTCCAGCCCGCGCGCGAGTGGGAAGTGATCGACGGCGAAGCCGAAACGATCGGCGGCCTTTATCGCCGCTATATCATCCCGCTGGCGGCGATTCCCGCTGTGGCGGGGCTGATCGGCATGCTCGCCTTCGGCTTTTCGGTAATGGGCTTCACCTATCGCCCCTCGGTCGGCTCGGCCGTCGCCTCGGCCGTCGTGCAATATGCAACGACCTTGATCGGGGTCTTCATCCTCGCGCTCATCATCGACGCGCTCGCCCCCAGCTTCGGTGCGACACAGAACCGCGTCCAGGCGTTCAAGGTCGCGGCCTATTCGGGCACCGCGAGCTGGGTCGCGGGCATCTTCGCGATCCTGCCCGCACTTTCCTGGCTGTCGCTGCTCGGCCTCTACGGCCTCTATCTCCTTTACCTCGGCCTGCCCCGCCTGATGCGCGCGCCGCAGGAAAAGGCGATGACCTACACGATCCTGATCGTCGTCGCGGCGATCGTCGTCGCACTCGTCATCGGCGCGATTACCGCCCCGATCACCGCGACCTTCATGCGGGGGTTCTAG
- a CDS encoding DUF2804 domain-containing protein, producing the protein MGAGPLLDARGQLAERGWATAEVRRYDRARIAAGKLRIKEWDYYCILTDAFGIALTVADNGYLGFLGVSWMDLAARTAINDGAVIPWPMGRMRLPESADAGDIEQRRGGMLLRFRHEPGGRRLTVEAPNFGGGQGLAGELWLAQPPMDRIVIATPFSGAPRAFYYNQKINCLAAEGEIRVGNTLHSFSPDRASGVLDWGRGVWTYDNVWYWGSASGMRDGRRIGFNIGYGFGETAAASENMVFVDGTAHKLDRIAFHMPAGGPDTGPWRFTSNDGRFEMTMDPIVNRHHSTNLGLFRTVQDQVFGRFSGRIILDDGSALDIAGLTGFAEEVRNRW; encoded by the coding sequence ATGGGAGCAGGACCGCTGCTCGACGCGCGCGGGCAGCTCGCCGAACGCGGCTGGGCGACCGCCGAGGTGCGCCGCTACGACCGTGCGCGGATCGCGGCGGGCAAGCTGCGGATCAAGGAGTGGGACTATTATTGCATCCTCACCGACGCCTTCGGGATCGCGCTGACCGTCGCTGACAATGGCTATCTGGGCTTCCTCGGCGTGTCGTGGATGGATCTGGCGGCTCGAACCGCGATCAACGACGGTGCGGTGATCCCCTGGCCGATGGGCCGCATGCGGCTGCCCGAAAGCGCCGATGCGGGCGATATCGAACAGCGCCGCGGCGGCATGCTGCTGCGCTTCCGGCATGAACCGGGCGGCCGGCGGCTGACGGTCGAGGCCCCGAATTTCGGCGGCGGACAGGGTCTCGCGGGCGAATTATGGCTCGCGCAGCCGCCGATGGACCGCATTGTGATCGCCACGCCTTTCTCGGGGGCGCCAAGGGCCTTCTATTATAATCAGAAAATCAATTGCCTCGCCGCCGAGGGCGAGATTCGGGTGGGGAACACCCTCCATAGCTTCAGCCCCGACCGCGCCTCTGGCGTGCTCGACTGGGGGCGCGGCGTCTGGACCTACGACAATGTCTGGTATTGGGGGTCGGCCTCGGGAATGAGGGACGGACGCCGCATCGGCTTCAACATCGGTTACGGCTTCGGCGAGACGGCGGCGGCATCGGAGAATATGGTCTTCGTCGACGGCACCGCGCACAAGCTCGACCGCATCGCCTTTCATATGCCGGCGGGCGGACCCGACACAGGGCCGTGGCGCTTCACGAGCAACGACGGACGGTTCGAAATGACGATGGACCCGATCGTCAATCGCCACCACAGCACCAACCTCGGCCTGTTCAGGACGGTGCAGGATCAGGTTTTCGGCCGCTTTTCAGGGCGCATCATCCTCGACGACGGCAGCGCGCTCGACATTGCCGGGCTCACGGGCTTTGCCGAAGAAGTGCGCAACCGCTGGTAG
- a CDS encoding OsmC family protein, with translation MAQGSARIGKDRYRTEIDVGGHALIADEPPALGGGAVGPAPYDLLLASLGACTAITLRMYADRKGWPLESVEVGLRLSGREEKRIDRTLAIVGLDDEQRARMADIAERTPVTLTLKAGLPIATTLA, from the coding sequence ATGGCGCAAGGCAGCGCGCGAATCGGCAAGGACCGCTATCGCACCGAGATCGATGTCGGCGGCCATGCGCTGATCGCCGACGAGCCGCCCGCGCTCGGCGGCGGCGCGGTGGGCCCGGCGCCCTATGATCTGCTGCTCGCGAGCCTGGGCGCGTGCACCGCGATCACGCTGCGTATGTATGCCGACCGCAAGGGCTGGCCGCTCGAATCGGTCGAGGTCGGCCTGCGCCTGTCGGGGCGCGAGGAGAAGCGGATCGACCGCACGCTGGCGATCGTCGGGCTCGACGACGAACAGCGCGCGCGCATGGCCGACATTGCCGAGCGCACGCCGGTCACGCTGACGCTGAAGGCCGGGCTGCCGATCGCCACCACGCTCGCCTGA